A stretch of the Fusobacterium varium genome encodes the following:
- a CDS encoding putative peptidase: MNIEIRKLDNGIPVLMENIDSVSTVSLGIFVNTGSRNEYPDESGVSHFIEHMMFKGTKTRSAKEISELIDNEGGLINAYTSRDMTAYYIQMLSSKIDTGIDVLSDMFLNSTFTQENLDKERNVIIEEIRMYDDIPEEIVHDENVKYAITGVQSNIVLGTIESLNNITREKFLKYFDEQYTASNLVVSVAGKIDFDHVVAELNKGLGKFRDSNFKRDMDVSFTINHGENRIKRETNQVHLCFNTRGNSQIEDMKYPGAIISSVLAGNMSSRLFQKIREERGLAYSVYSYGTAFIEGGLFTIYAGTTKESYQEVIDIIKEEFEDIKKNGITPYELQKSKNQFLSMLTFSLENSKGKMTRMASTYMLYGRVTEIDEIISKIENITLEDIKKTAKYLFQEEFYSCTILGDI; the protein is encoded by the coding sequence ATGAATATAGAAATAAGAAAGTTGGACAATGGTATACCTGTCTTAATGGAAAATATAGACAGTGTAAGTACTGTGAGTCTTGGGATATTTGTTAATACTGGTTCAAGAAATGAATATCCAGATGAGAGCGGAGTTTCTCATTTTATAGAGCATATGATGTTTAAAGGAACAAAAACAAGAAGTGCAAAAGAAATATCTGAGTTAATAGATAATGAAGGTGGATTAATAAATGCATATACAAGCAGAGATATGACTGCATATTATATACAAATGCTTTCAAGTAAAATTGATACTGGTATAGATGTATTATCAGATATGTTTTTAAATTCTACTTTTACACAGGAGAATCTTGATAAAGAGAGAAATGTAATTATAGAAGAAATAAGAATGTATGATGATATTCCAGAAGAAATAGTGCATGATGAGAATGTAAAATATGCAATAACTGGAGTGCAGTCAAATATAGTATTAGGAACTATTGAGAGCCTTAATAATATAACTAGAGAGAAATTCTTAAAATATTTTGATGAACAATATACAGCATCAAATCTGGTAGTATCAGTTGCTGGGAAAATAGATTTTGATCATGTAGTGGCAGAGTTAAATAAAGGATTAGGAAAATTTAGAGATAGTAATTTCAAAAGGGATATGGATGTTTCATTTACTATAAATCATGGTGAGAATAGAATAAAGAGGGAAACTAATCAAGTTCATCTTTGTTTTAATACAAGAGGAAACAGTCAAATAGAAGATATGAAATATCCTGGAGCTATAATTTCAAGTGTATTAGCTGGAAATATGAGTTCAAGATTATTTCAGAAAATAAGAGAGGAAAGAGGACTAGCTTATTCAGTTTACAGTTATGGAACAGCATTTATAGAAGGAGGACTTTTTACTATATATGCAGGGACTACTAAGGAAAGTTATCAAGAGGTTATAGATATAATTAAAGAGGAATTTGAAGATATAAAGAAAAATGGAATAACTCCTTATGAACTTCAAAAGTCTAAAAATCAGTTTTTAAGTATGCTTACTTTCAGTCTTGAAAACAGCAAAGGAAAAATGACTAGAATGGCAAGTACTTATATGCTTTATGGAAGAGTAACTGAAATTGATGAAATAATATCAAAAATAGAAAATATAACATTAGAAGATATAAAAAAGACAGCAAAATATTTATTCCAAGAAGAATTTTATTCTTGTACAATACTTGGAGATATATAG
- the dut gene encoding deoxyuridine 5'-triphosphate nucleotidohydrolase: protein MEKVIVKVVKEKNVSLPKYETSGSAGMDVRANIDEPIVLGSLERVLVPTGLKIAIPEGYEVQVRPRSGLAIKHGITLLNTPGTIDSDYRGELKIIMVNLSKDEYTINPQERIGQLILNKVAQMELIEVDSLDETERGAGGFGHTGK, encoded by the coding sequence ATGGAAAAAGTTATAGTAAAAGTAGTAAAAGAGAAAAATGTATCACTTCCAAAATATGAAACATCTGGTTCAGCAGGAATGGATGTAAGAGCAAATATAGATGAACCAATAGTATTAGGATCATTAGAAAGAGTATTAGTTCCAACAGGGCTTAAAATTGCTATACCTGAGGGATATGAAGTTCAGGTAAGACCTAGAAGCGGACTGGCAATCAAACATGGAATAACTCTTTTAAATACACCAGGAACTATTGATAGTGATTATAGAGGAGAATTAAAAATAATAATGGTAAATCTTAGCAAAGATGAATATACAATAAATCCCCAAGAAAGAATAGGACAGCTTATTTTAAATAAAGTTGCACAAATGGAATTAATAGAAGTGGACTCTTTAGATGAAACTGAAAGAGGAGCAGGGGGATTTGGTCATACAGGAAAATAA
- a CDS encoding rod shape-determining protein RodA, with amino-acid sequence MGKSRDTALVLKKIKKMNNLLLLNAVIIVVISVLTIYSATIHKTTLFYKREAFWGIIGIFVYLFFSFVDYRKYAKYYKLIYIFNILVLLSVYVLGVKRLGAQRWIDLGPISIQPSEIGKILVILTFSEFLVSKYRDRFIGLKSVMISFLHILPVFILILRQPDLGTALILMMTYFVLIFIHGIDWKSIIIMIITGIISVPTAFFFFLKDYQKQRVLTFLNPEADLLGSGWNVTQSMIAIGSGGLYGKGFLNSTQSKLRFLPESHTDFIGSVFLEERGFVGGIVLLGLYLLLILQIVYIADTTEDKYGKLICYGIASIFLFHLIINVGMIMGIMPVTGKPLLLMSYGGTSLLISFMMLGIVQSVKMYRD; translated from the coding sequence ATGGGAAAAAGCAGAGATACAGCTTTGGTATTAAAAAAGATAAAAAAAATGAACAATCTTCTTCTGCTTAATGCAGTGATTATCGTTGTGATAAGTGTACTGACAATTTATAGTGCTACTATACATAAAACTACTCTTTTTTATAAAAGAGAAGCTTTTTGGGGAATAATAGGTATTTTTGTATATCTATTTTTTTCTTTTGTAGATTATAGAAAATATGCTAAATATTATAAATTAATCTATATTTTTAATATTTTAGTTCTGCTTTCAGTATATGTGTTAGGGGTAAAAAGACTTGGAGCTCAGAGATGGATAGACCTTGGTCCTATAAGTATACAGCCTTCTGAAATAGGAAAGATACTTGTTATCTTAACTTTTTCAGAATTTCTTGTTTCAAAATATAGAGATAGATTTATAGGATTAAAAAGTGTTATGATATCATTTCTTCATATTCTTCCAGTATTTATATTGATATTGAGACAGCCTGATTTAGGAACAGCTCTCATACTTATGATGACTTATTTTGTTCTGATATTTATACATGGAATAGATTGGAAATCAATAATAATAATGATTATTACAGGAATTATATCTGTGCCAACAGCATTTTTCTTCTTTTTAAAAGATTATCAAAAACAGAGAGTACTTACATTTTTGAATCCTGAAGCTGATCTTTTAGGAAGTGGATGGAATGTTACACAATCTATGATAGCTATTGGTTCTGGTGGTCTTTATGGGAAAGGGTTTTTAAATAGTACTCAAAGTAAATTAAGATTTCTTCCAGAGTCACATACAGACTTTATTGGGTCAGTATTTTTAGAAGAGAGAGGATTTGTTGGAGGAATTGTTTTATTGGGATTATATCTTCTTTTAATTTTACAAATAGTCTACATAGCGGATACTACAGAAGACAAATATGGAAAATTAATTTGCTATGGAATAGCTTCTATATTTTTATTTCATTTGATTATAAATGTAGGGATGATAATGGGAATAATGCCAGTAACCGGAAAGCCTCTTCTTTTGATGAGCTATGGAGGAACTTCACTTTTAATAAGTTTTATGATGCTTGGAATTGTTCAAAGTGTAAAAATGTATAGAGATTAG
- a CDS encoding pseudouridine synthase — protein MEYIVDKEFEDVRLDKFLRKKYEEIPLTEIFKGIRTGKVKVNGKKSKENYRLQLNDEIKIFFKGGETKEEKLLEIEDKEIEKIKKSIVYEDENVLIFNKRNNMVMHKGSGYDFGISEILKGYLKNPNFNFVNRIDKATSGLIIGAKSLVIARELAEEIRNRNIEKKYYILVEGIVKNKEFTIKSYLKKIEDKVIEVEEFEEGAKESISYFKIKKYGKDCTLLEGTLGSGRTHQLRVQLSNMGNAIVGDTKYGKGNEKIMYLFSHYLKIKKYGIEIDLPVPDEYIKRLGSN, from the coding sequence ATGGAATACATAGTGGATAAAGAGTTTGAAGATGTAAGACTTGATAAATTTCTTAGAAAAAAATATGAAGAAATACCATTGACTGAAATTTTTAAAGGTATAAGAACTGGAAAAGTAAAAGTTAATGGAAAAAAAAGTAAAGAAAATTACAGACTTCAACTTAATGATGAAATAAAAATCTTTTTTAAAGGTGGAGAAACTAAAGAAGAAAAATTATTAGAGATTGAAGATAAAGAAATTGAAAAAATAAAAAAATCAATTGTTTATGAAGATGAAAATGTTCTTATTTTCAATAAAAGAAATAATATGGTTATGCATAAAGGAAGCGGCTATGACTTTGGAATATCAGAAATTTTAAAGGGGTATTTAAAAAATCCTAACTTTAATTTTGTAAATAGAATAGATAAAGCGACTTCAGGATTGATTATTGGTGCTAAATCTTTGGTAATAGCCAGAGAATTAGCTGAGGAGATAAGAAATAGAAATATAGAAAAGAAATATTATATCCTTGTAGAAGGAATAGTAAAAAATAAGGAATTTACTATAAAAAGTTATTTGAAAAAAATAGAAGATAAAGTTATAGAAGTGGAAGAATTTGAAGAAGGAGCAAAGGAGAGCATAAGTTATTTTAAAATAAAAAAATATGGAAAAGACTGCACTTTGCTTGAAGGGACACTTGGAAGCGGAAGAACTCATCAATTGAGAGTTCAATTATCTAATATGGGAAATGCAATAGTAGGTGACACTAAATATGGAAAAGGAAATGAAAAAATAATGTATCTATTTTCTCACTACTTAAAAATAAAAAAATATGGAATAGAGATAGATCTTCCTGTTCCAGATGAATATATTAAAAGACTTGGTAGTAATTAA
- a CDS encoding putative purine permease, giving the protein MSQNNGILEGMFKISERGSTVKQEVIGGVTTFLAMSYIIFVNPSILGDAGMNVGALITVTCLASALATLLSGVWANAPFALAPGMGLNAFFTYTLVLGKGVPWETALGIVFISGFFFLLLSIGGIRERIANAIPLPLKIAVGGGIGMFITLIGLKNLGLVVASPATLVALGPITVPVIIGIVGLIVAMVLEIEQVKGGILIGIIVSTILAFITGNVDIPSRIVSLPPSIAPIAMKLDILSAMKLSLIGPIFSFMFVDLFDTLGTLISCSKQMGMVDEKGHIKGLGRMLYTDVSATIFGSMLGTSTVTTFVESAAGVAVGARTGLASVVTALMFIGALFFSPIVGVVPAYATAPALIIVGGYMFKNVKDLDFTDMKSLFSAFIIIVMMPLTYSISIGLSLGFLTYILLHLVTGDFKKLNITLLFIGALCLVNLMI; this is encoded by the coding sequence ATGTCACAAAACAATGGTATTTTAGAAGGAATGTTTAAAATATCTGAAAGAGGAAGCACAGTAAAACAAGAGGTTATTGGAGGAGTAACTACATTCCTTGCAATGTCTTATATCATTTTTGTTAATCCATCTATACTTGGAGATGCTGGAATGAATGTAGGAGCTTTAATCACAGTAACTTGTCTGGCTTCAGCACTGGCAACTTTATTATCTGGAGTTTGGGCAAATGCACCATTCGCATTAGCACCAGGAATGGGATTGAATGCATTTTTTACTTATACCTTAGTATTAGGTAAAGGAGTGCCTTGGGAAACAGCCCTTGGTATCGTATTTATTTCTGGATTCTTTTTTCTTTTACTTTCAATAGGTGGAATAAGAGAGAGAATTGCAAATGCCATACCTCTTCCATTGAAAATAGCAGTGGGTGGAGGAATTGGAATGTTTATTACTTTAATAGGACTTAAAAATCTTGGATTAGTAGTAGCAAGTCCTGCAACATTAGTAGCTTTAGGACCTATAACAGTTCCTGTAATAATAGGAATAGTTGGACTTATTGTAGCTATGGTATTGGAAATAGAGCAAGTAAAAGGTGGAATTCTTATTGGGATAATAGTTTCTACTATTTTGGCTTTTATAACTGGAAATGTAGATATCCCCAGCAGAATAGTATCTTTACCTCCAAGTATTGCTCCAATAGCAATGAAATTGGATATATTATCAGCTATGAAACTTTCTTTAATAGGACCAATATTCTCATTTATGTTTGTTGATTTATTTGATACATTGGGAACTCTTATTTCTTGTTCTAAACAGATGGGAATGGTAGACGAAAAAGGACATATTAAAGGCCTTGGAAGAATGCTTTATACAGATGTAAGTGCAACAATATTTGGATCTATGCTGGGAACAAGTACAGTAACTACTTTTGTTGAATCGGCAGCAGGGGTGGCTGTTGGGGCAAGAACAGGTCTGGCTTCTGTGGTTACAGCTTTAATGTTTATAGGTGCATTGTTTTTTTCACCAATAGTAGGAGTAGTACCTGCATATGCAACTGCACCAGCTCTTATCATAGTTGGTGGATATATGTTTAAAAATGTTAAAGACTTAGATTTTACAGATATGAAATCATTATTTTCAGCATTTATCATTATTGTAATGATGCCTTTAACATACAGTATCAGTATTGGGTTAAGTTTAGGATTCCTAACTTACATACTTCTTCATCTGGTAACTGGTGATTTCAAAAAATTAAATATTACTTTATTATTTATAGGAGCTCTTTGCTTAGTCAATCTTATGATATAA
- a CDS encoding putative cystathionine beta-lyase, with amino-acid sequence MSYDFTTLVSRKNTGASKWEQMYSWNPEVADDVVPLSVADMEFKPAPEIVEGLKNHLDKAILGYTKAYPAFLDSVISWMDRKHQYKVEKEWILNTPGVVNAFYAAVNAFTEPGEGVIIFKPVYYPFSMAIEKNKRNIVNCPLIEKDGYYTIDFEKFDEISKDPKNKLLIFCSPHNPVGRVWTKEELKKVAEISVKNDLIVVSDEIWADLIMPGYEHYVMGRLGGEIEERLITCTAPSKTFNLAGLATSSIIIKNKEIREKYSEMLQIMRSASVNILGFKACEIAYNQGEKWLEELITVLDINQKLVKEFFEKKFPKIKARLIEGTYLQWLDFRALEISDEELERFMHMDAQFFTDEGYIFGKEGSGYERINLAAPTWVIEAELERLGKVLEKIYK; translated from the coding sequence ATGAGTTATGATTTTACAACACTTGTATCTAGAAAAAATACTGGGGCATCAAAATGGGAACAGATGTATAGCTGGAATCCAGAAGTAGCAGATGACGTGGTACCTTTATCAGTAGCAGATATGGAATTTAAACCAGCTCCTGAGATTGTAGAAGGGCTAAAAAATCACTTAGACAAAGCTATATTAGGATATACAAAAGCTTATCCAGCTTTTCTTGATTCAGTTATATCATGGATGGACAGAAAACATCAGTATAAGGTAGAAAAAGAATGGATATTAAATACACCAGGTGTAGTTAATGCTTTTTATGCAGCAGTTAATGCTTTTACAGAACCAGGTGAAGGAGTAATAATATTTAAACCTGTGTATTATCCATTTTCTATGGCAATTGAAAAAAATAAGAGAAATATTGTAAATTGCCCCCTAATAGAAAAAGATGGATATTATACAATAGACTTTGAAAAATTTGATGAAATTTCAAAAGATCCTAAAAATAAACTTCTCATCTTCTGCAGCCCTCATAATCCAGTAGGAAGAGTATGGACAAAAGAAGAACTAAAAAAAGTAGCTGAGATATCGGTAAAAAATGATTTAATTGTAGTGTCAGATGAAATATGGGCAGATCTTATTATGCCAGGTTATGAACATTATGTAATGGGCAGACTGGGAGGAGAAATAGAAGAAAGACTTATTACATGTACAGCTCCATCTAAAACATTTAATCTTGCAGGGTTAGCAACATCTAGTATTATTATAAAAAATAAGGAAATAAGAGAAAAATATTCAGAAATGCTTCAAATTATGAGAAGTGCATCAGTAAATATATTAGGATTTAAAGCATGTGAAATTGCATATAATCAAGGAGAAAAATGGCTTGAAGAACTGATTACTGTGTTGGATATTAACCAGAAGCTAGTAAAAGAATTCTTTGAGAAAAAGTTTCCTAAAATCAAGGCCAGATTAATAGAGGGAACATATCTTCAATGGTTGGATTTCAGAGCATTGGAAATAAGTGATGAAGAACTGGAAAGATTTATGCATATGGATGCTCAATTTTTTACAGATGAAGGATATATTTTTGGAAAAGAAGGAAGTGGTTATGAAAGAATAAATCTAGCAGCTCCTACTTGGGTAATAGAAGCTGAATTAGAAAGACTTGGAAAAGTACTAGAAAAAATCTATAAATAA
- a CDS encoding putative amino acid permease: MSNLTSTKELKRTLGFWDLMGASVGQIIGAGIMSLTGVAIGMTGRSAPLAFILSAAMVLISWYPLTLINTTARFRGGQYSIIGSLLGEKYTGAYTIIFILTNISLSMYCLSFADYALPFLPFVPRKLLAIGILIILYGLNFLGIDKFAKFQNVIVVSLVVALTTFTVYGFGKIDANYMDPASFMTGGWLGLLRATAQLTFATGGAQVIANLSGEAKNPTRDIPRVMVTSTLAVAVLYGFMATVAAGVFPVAHVANEPLTHVAKEILPKQLYVFFIVGGAWAALISTLNSQLASATKPLMQAANDGWLPAKLATLHRNYKTPMYLLTIFFFVGLLPIVFNLNISIISKIVTTVQSVTNSMIALCLLSVAKKLPKQWENSPLHIKEGAVKALVTAAVMIFILQAILLGTSLSLPLLIGNGCVVIFAFTYANIRYNSGKIKCDISYEIEDAKEEEKSEE; the protein is encoded by the coding sequence ATGAGCAATCTGACTTCAACAAAAGAACTAAAAAGAACACTTGGTTTTTGGGATTTGATGGGAGCATCTGTGGGGCAGATAATAGGAGCTGGAATAATGTCATTGACTGGAGTAGCAATAGGTATGACGGGAAGGTCAGCACCATTAGCATTTATTTTGTCTGCTGCAATGGTACTTATTTCATGGTATCCTTTAACTCTTATCAACACTACTGCAAGATTCAGAGGAGGGCAGTATTCAATAATAGGCTCACTTCTTGGAGAAAAATATACAGGAGCTTATACAATAATATTTATTCTGACAAATATATCTTTATCAATGTACTGTCTGTCATTCGCAGATTATGCATTACCATTTTTGCCATTTGTACCAAGAAAACTTTTGGCTATTGGAATATTGATAATATTATATGGATTAAATTTTTTAGGAATAGATAAATTTGCAAAATTTCAAAATGTAATAGTAGTTTCTCTAGTAGTTGCACTTACAACATTTACAGTTTATGGATTTGGAAAAATTGATGCTAACTATATGGATCCAGCAAGTTTTATGACAGGTGGATGGCTAGGACTGCTTAGAGCTACTGCTCAGCTAACTTTTGCAACAGGTGGTGCACAGGTAATAGCAAATCTATCTGGAGAGGCTAAGAATCCAACTAGAGACATTCCTAGAGTTATGGTGACATCTACTCTTGCAGTTGCTGTTCTTTATGGATTTATGGCAACTGTGGCAGCTGGAGTGTTTCCAGTAGCACATGTGGCTAATGAACCTCTTACTCATGTAGCTAAGGAAATACTTCCAAAACAACTCTATGTATTCTTTATTGTAGGTGGAGCATGGGCAGCGCTTATTTCAACTTTAAATTCACAGCTTGCTTCTGCGACAAAACCATTGATGCAGGCAGCAAATGATGGATGGCTTCCAGCAAAACTTGCTACATTACATAGAAATTACAAAACACCAATGTATCTATTGACAATATTCTTTTTTGTAGGATTATTACCAATAGTTTTTAATCTAAATATAAGTATAATATCAAAAATAGTAACAACTGTACAAAGTGTTACAAATTCCATGATAGCTCTTTGTTTATTGAGTGTAGCTAAAAAGCTGCCTAAACAATGGGAAAATTCACCATTACATATAAAAGAAGGTGCAGTAAAAGCATTAGTAACAGCAGCAGTAATGATATTTATATTACAAGCTATACTTCTTGGAACAAGTCTATCATTACCATTACTTATAGGAAATGGGTGTGTTGTAATTTTCGCTTTTACATATGCTAATATAAGATATAATAGTGGAAAAATAAAATGTGATATAAGTTATGAAATTGAAGATGCAAAAGAAGAAGAAAAAAGTGAAGAATGA
- a CDS encoding alkyl hydroperoxide reductase: MIVRKNEFIENFKYDTAYEARKDYFKSKGNKIGVLAFLRYYGCTICQLDIMEFNKLSEKFEEIGTDIKIILQSTPEIIKEADKEIKLKFEIICDPKQELYEKFEIKGAESLEALKSGKIIEKVTEAKNMGLSHGEYEGNELQLPAVFIIDENNKVIYSHYAEDGADIPRAREILDIVYEYINKK; the protein is encoded by the coding sequence ATGATAGTGAGAAAAAATGAGTTCATTGAAAATTTTAAATATGATACAGCATATGAAGCAAGAAAGGATTATTTTAAAAGTAAAGGCAATAAAATAGGAGTATTAGCTTTTTTGAGATATTATGGCTGTACAATATGTCAATTAGATATCATGGAATTTAATAAATTATCTGAAAAATTTGAAGAAATTGGAACAGATATCAAGATAATATTACAATCTACACCTGAAATTATAAAGGAAGCTGATAAAGAAATAAAATTGAAATTTGAAATAATATGTGATCCTAAACAAGAGCTATATGAGAAATTTGAAATAAAAGGAGCAGAATCTTTAGAAGCTTTAAAATCAGGAAAGATAATAGAAAAAGTGACAGAAGCAAAGAATATGGGATTATCTCATGGAGAGTATGAAGGAAATGAACTTCAGCTTCCAGCAGTATTCATTATAGATGAAAATAATAAAGTAATATATTCACATTATGCAGAAGATGGAGCAGATATTCCAAGAGCAAGGGAAATATTGGATATAGTATATGAGTACATTAATAAAAAATAA
- a CDS encoding putative transposase: protein MQKPTNNNIFFQLNQPKLFNFLQYEISDNDPVRKLSSILEGLDFSSLMQAFSYKTKVHPIRMFSIIVYAYSRNLTSTRDIEMACHENIKFRFLLQDSKIPDHSTISRFLVKTEDILPDLFEQFVEKIFEMENISTETIYIDGTKIEAYANKYTFVWKKSIEKYRTRLDEKILELISNFNDDFNLQYDNFLEIYSYLSNLNFQIVKGRGKRKSKEQKYLELCEEYLEKYQKYSNHFKNLNGRNSYSKTDIDATFMRMKDDHMRNGQLKPGYNLQIGVISEYISSYEIFSNPSDSKTLIPFLEKISSQNLEIKNIVADAGYESISNYEYLEKMDYTSYIKPIYFEKSKIRKFKNDLNRVENLIYNHSENKLFRKDGLELEFLYSNKNNTVQYFWNPETNKKIKYNARFRILSNKSKENVSSNYGKQLRMNRSIQVEGAFAVLKEDMKLRKLKVRSKKSVLREICLFCIAYNFNRYLSRNINNRLGTTLHSLKVA, encoded by the coding sequence ATGCAAAAACCAACTAATAATAACATTTTTTTTCAATTAAATCAACCTAAACTTTTTAACTTTTTACAATATGAAATTTCTGATAATGATCCTGTAAGAAAACTTAGCTCAATATTGGAGGGATTAGATTTTAGTAGTTTAATGCAAGCATTTTCTTACAAAACAAAGGTACATCCTATCAGAATGTTTTCTATCATTGTTTATGCCTATTCGCGCAATTTAACTTCTACTAGAGATATAGAAATGGCTTGCCATGAAAATATTAAATTTAGGTTTCTTTTACAAGATTCTAAAATTCCTGATCACTCTACTATTTCTAGATTCTTAGTAAAAACTGAAGATATTCTTCCAGATCTATTTGAACAATTCGTTGAAAAAATTTTTGAAATGGAAAATATTTCCACTGAAACAATATATATTGATGGCACTAAAATTGAAGCATATGCTAATAAATATACATTTGTTTGGAAAAAATCTATTGAGAAATATAGAACTAGATTAGATGAAAAAATTCTTGAATTAATTTCAAATTTTAATGATGATTTCAACTTACAATATGACAACTTCCTTGAAATATATTCATATCTTTCTAATTTGAATTTTCAAATAGTCAAAGGTAGAGGAAAGCGAAAATCTAAAGAACAAAAATATTTAGAATTATGCGAAGAATACTTAGAAAAGTATCAAAAATATTCTAATCATTTTAAAAATCTTAATGGTAGAAATAGCTATTCAAAAACTGATATAGATGCTACTTTTATGAGAATGAAAGATGACCATATGAGAAATGGTCAATTAAAACCTGGATATAATCTACAAATAGGAGTGATTAGTGAATATATTTCTTCATATGAAATTTTTTCTAACCCTTCTGATTCTAAAACTTTGATTCCATTTTTAGAGAAAATTTCATCTCAAAATTTAGAAATTAAAAATATTGTAGCTGATGCAGGATATGAAAGCATTTCAAATTATGAATACTTGGAAAAAATGGACTATACTTCATATATAAAACCAATATATTTTGAAAAATCTAAAATCAGAAAGTTTAAAAATGATTTAAACAGAGTAGAAAATTTAATATATAATCATTCTGAAAATAAACTATTTAGAAAAGATGGATTAGAATTAGAATTTCTATACTCTAACAAAAATAATACAGTTCAATATTTTTGGAATCCTGAAACTAACAAAAAAATTAAGTACAATGCGAGATTTAGAATTTTATCAAATAAATCAAAAGAGAATGTATCAAGCAATTATGGAAAACAATTAAGAATGAACAGAAGTATTCAAGTAGAAGGTGCTTTTGCAGTTTTGAAAGAAGATATGAAATTGCGAAAATTAAAAGTTCGAAGTAAAAAAAGTGTTTTAAGAGAAATATGTTTGTTTTGTATCGCTTACAACTTCAACAGATATCTAAGCAGAAATATAAATAATCGCTTAGGAACAACACTTCACTCATTAAAAGTAGCTTAG
- a CDS encoding putative transcriptional regulator — protein MENHKNLYYDEIVDKWVSMDESEEVVNKRFKSLNKKSEILYNFVIAYTNYMNEKRDYGTGEELSMTEAHILTDIVDYEGITVTELSKKWKKTRSAISQTIKSLLKKEYIYRVNSKDDAKFFYLYPYDKAKDFALAHKRYDNIDIVKTNKSLLEKFSVDDLVTFDNILEEYTSILLEGEEKREKKK, from the coding sequence TTGGAAAATCATAAGAACTTGTACTATGACGAAATTGTTGATAAATGGGTCAGCATGGATGAAAGTGAAGAAGTAGTTAATAAAAGATTTAAATCTCTAAATAAAAAATCAGAGATATTATATAATTTTGTTATTGCCTACACAAATTATATGAATGAAAAGAGGGACTATGGAACTGGAGAAGAACTTTCCATGACAGAGGCTCACATACTTACAGATATAGTTGATTATGAAGGTATTACAGTTACTGAGCTCTCAAAAAAATGGAAAAAAACTAGAAGTGCCATATCTCAAACTATAAAAAGTTTATTAAAAAAAGAATATATTTATAGAGTGAATTCTAAAGATGATGCTAAATTCTTTTACCTTTATCCATATGATAAAGCCAAAGATTTTGCTCTTGCTCATAAAAGATATGACAACATTGATATAGTAAAAACCAACAAATCACTTTTAGAAAAATTTTCTGTTGATGATTTGGTTACTTTTGATAACATTCTTGAAGAATATACCTCAATATTATTAGAGGGAGAAGAAAAAAGAGAGAAAAAGAAATAA